One genomic window of Hydra vulgaris chromosome 03, alternate assembly HydraT2T_AEP includes the following:
- the LOC136078586 gene encoding uncharacterized protein LOC136078586, whose product MNQDDFTNNYLTPLLDKLNIENILKYNESNPIPSYLDSLVSFSLHPVIILLTRITAKLQTLIDNIFINFNSPDQIYGNLTILISDHMAQFICIPRKTNHPKKIISYRRCFKKFNKSIFINDVSNINWDLYIKKDDDVNQSIKSNKYFIGHNEISNLIKTTLRTGKTFGPNSLPTFLLKLIPDIISKPLSIIINNSFQNGLFPDAFKVAKVIPIFKKGFTMDMSNYRPISLLSNLRKLFEKAIHKRLYAFLNKFKCLYKHQYGFRANHSTTHSLIKIVESIRKAQDDKNFACGVFVDLQKAFDTVDYSILLKKLEYYGIRRIPLKWFTSYLHSRSQFVSVNDSKSTQIKCFKGGQKIIPVNSIKYLGIIIDSNLSFVSHIKDLAIKLSRSNGMLAKLRHYVNLETLLNLYHVIFGSHIRYTCQIWGQSQQQAVLRISHQKKALKIIHFQNYKFNPNVLYLTSKILKLCDLVQFLNCQFVWNHQHKNHRSVTYGYKFIKKPKY is encoded by the exons ATGAATCAAGACGATTTcactaataattatttaactccACTATTagataagttaaatattgaaaatatactaaaatataatgaaTCAAATCCTATACCTAGTTACCTTGACTCGCTTGTTTCTTTTTCATTACATCCTGTTATAATTCTACTAACACGCATAACAGCTAAATTACAAACACTTATTGATAACATCTTTATAAACTTCAATTCACCTGACCAAATCTATGGTAATCTTACTATTTTAATATCTGATCATATGGCTCAATTTATCTGTATTCCTAGAAAAACTAACcaccctaaaaaaattatatcttacaGGCGATGCTTcaagaaatttaacaaaagtatatttattaatgatgtTTCCAACATTAACTGGGATctctatattaaaaaagatgatgATGTAAATCAAtctatca AGTCTAATAAGTACTTTATTGGTCACAATGAAATCTCTAATCTTATTAAAACCACCCTTAGAACTGGAAAAACCTTTGGTCCTAATAGCCTTCCTACATTCCTTCTTAAACTTATTCCAGACATAATTTCTAAACCTCtcagtattattataaataactcatTTCAAAACGGTTTATTCCCAGATGCTTTCAAAGTTGCTAAAGtcattccaatatttaaaaaaggttttacaatgGATATGTCTAACTACCGACCTATCTCTCTTCTTTCAAACCTAAGAAAACTCTTTGAAAAAGCCATACATAAGAGGCTCTAtgcatttttgaataaatttaaatgtcttTACAAACACCAGTATGGGTTTCGTGCTAATCATTCCACAACCCACTCACTTATTAAAATTGTTGAGTCAATTAGAAAAGCTCAGGATGATAAAAACTTTGCATGTGGTGTCTTTGTAGATctacaaaaagcttttgatacagtagacTATTCTATCTTActcaaaaaattagaatattatggaATCAGAAGAATACCTCTTAAATGGTTTACTTCATATCTTCACAGCAGATCTCAGTTTGTCTCTGTCAATGACTCAAAGTCtactcaaataaaatgtttcaaag gCGGCCAGAAAATCATTCCTGTAAACTCAATTAAATATCTTGGAATTATAATTGATTCCAACCTATCGTTTGTATCCCATATTAAAGACTTAGCCATAAAATTGAGCAGATCAAATGGAATGCTAGCTAAACTTCGCCATTATGTCAATCTGGAAacactattaaatttatatcatGTCATTTTTGGCTCACATATACGATATACTTGTCAAATATGGGGACAATCTCAACAGCAAGCAGTTTTAAGAATATCTCatcaaaaaaaagctttaaaaataatacattttcagAATTACAAATTCAATCCTAATGTGCTTTATCTTACTTCTAAGATCCTTAAACTATGTGACCTTGTTCAATTCTTGAATTGCCAGTTTGTCTGGAATCACCAACACAAAAACCATCGTTCTGTTACTTATGGATATAAGTTCATAAAAAAACCAAAGTATTAA
- the LOC100205578 gene encoding N-acylneuraminate-9-phosphatase translates to MNRFTNRSRGIILDFDGTLVQTNAASKFSLNSAKDHLVEKYNILPATANLIVNEFFALVNKSEKALVYESDEDLWRKQIWQKVLIDHKATNVEIDTFYCFYKESFLKFIEIKKEVKNMLKNLQNSFKTIILTNGNSQWQRKKLEKSEANKYVDDIIISGEHKISKPDPRLFQLACLKLGLETKQCIMVGNNKKADIFGGFNAGLKATIWVRDKEYDNDCIQPDYIIDDICELESVLEKIF, encoded by the coding sequence ATGAATCGTTTTACAAACAGAAGTCGTGGCATCATTCTTGATTTTGACGGAACTCTAGTTCAAACTAATGCGGcaagtaaattttctttaaatagtgCTAAAGACCATCTTGTtgaaaaatacaacattttaccAGCAACTGCCAATCTTATTGTTAATGAGTTTTTCGCCTTAGTCAATAAATCTGAAAAGGCATTGGTTTACGAAAGCGACGAGGATTTATGGAGAAAACAAATATGGCAAAAAGTCCTAATCGATCATAAAGCTACAAATGTAGAAATTGATACTTTTTACTGTTTCTACAAAGAATCTTTCCTTaagtttattgaaataaaaaaggaagtaaagaacatgttaaaaaatctacaaaatagTTTCAAAACCATTATTTTAACTAACGGAAATTCGCAATGGCaaagaaaaaagttagaaaagagcgaagcaaataaatatgttgatgatattattataagCGGAGAACACAAAATCAGCAAACCTGATCCAAGGTTGTTTCAGCTTGCTTGCCTAAAACTAGGTTTAGAAACTAAACAATGCATCATGGttggtaacaataaaaaagcagACATTTTTGGAGGGTTTAACGCTGGTTTAAAAGCTACCATTTGGGTTCGAGATAAAGAGTACGATAATGATTGTATTCAACCCGATTATATAATAGACGATATATGTGAGTTAGAATCAGTTctagaaaagattttttga